One stretch of Bacteroidota bacterium DNA includes these proteins:
- a CDS encoding complex I subunit 1 family protein, with translation MENLLAFINNPIVMSILLALIPVVFILVYALVVLYGEMKMAAHIQNRLAYMENGWHGTLQPFADILKLLQKEDIIPTAADKFLFILAPYLVFIGTYASFAVLPFSSSYIGSSIDLGIFYLVAASSIVVVGLLMSGWASNNKWSLFGALRSAAQIVSYEIPGVLAILGVVMVFSTMNMETMTQMQDGGIQNWLILGGNFPLGQKLALIPFTFVLFLIYLLSSMAEVNRTPFDLPEAESELVQGYNTEYSGMKFAIFYLAEYANLFLVSAVVVVMFFGGWTSPFGSFMSGPVWSAFWFVLKGMLFVFLNIWLRWTLPRLRVDQLMYVSWKVLTPFALFCIIAIGFIMVM, from the coding sequence ATGGAAAATCTTCTTGCATTCATCAACAATCCGATCGTCATGTCAATACTATTGGCGTTGATTCCGGTAGTATTCATTCTCGTCTATGCACTCGTTGTGCTGTACGGCGAAATGAAAATGGCGGCGCACATTCAAAATCGACTTGCCTATATGGAAAACGGATGGCATGGGACATTGCAGCCGTTCGCCGACATCTTAAAGTTGCTGCAAAAAGAAGACATTATTCCGACAGCAGCCGATAAATTTTTGTTTATCCTTGCTCCGTATCTCGTCTTCATCGGAACGTATGCTTCCTTTGCAGTGCTACCCTTTAGCAGCAGCTACATAGGCAGCAGTATTGATCTTGGAATATTTTATCTCGTCGCCGCTTCTTCAATTGTTGTTGTTGGATTGTTAATGTCCGGTTGGGCCTCCAATAATAAATGGTCATTGTTCGGCGCACTTCGTTCCGCAGCACAGATCGTCAGCTATGAAATTCCCGGAGTGCTTGCTATTCTCGGAGTTGTGATGGTGTTTAGCACAATGAATATGGAAACGATGACGCAAATGCAGGATGGAGGAATACAAAACTGGTTGATTCTTGGTGGTAATTTTCCATTAGGACAAAAACTGGCACTCATTCCGTTTACGTTTGTTCTCTTTTTGATCTATCTGTTGTCATCGATGGCGGAAGTAAACAGAACACCGTTTGATCTTCCTGAAGCAGAATCGGAATTGGTGCAAGGCTATAACACAGAATACAGCGGAATGAAATTTGCAATCTTCTATTTAGCAGAATACGCGAATCTCTTTTTAGTCTCAGCCGTTGTTGTGGTGATGTTCTTTGGAGGCTGGACAAGTCCATTTGGATCCTTTATGAGTGGTCCGGTTTGGAGCGCATTCTGGTTTGTGTTGAAAGGGATGCTTTTTGTTTTCTTGAACATCTGGCTCCGATGGACACTTCCCAGATTGCGTGTTGATCAATTGATGTACGTTTCTTGGAAAGTGTTAACACCGTTTGCATTGTTCTGCATTATCGCAATCGGTTTTATTATGGTTATGTGA
- a CDS encoding NADH-quinone oxidoreductase subunit I, translated as MTAFTTYFNDIYRSVSSAMIGMRITIKQMVSPTVTLQYPHVKKQMPDRVRNRLYMNFDDCIGCELCAKACPVDCIEIEVMKAPPTESLGETSTGQKKRIYVTKFDIDIAKCCYCGLCVYPCPTECLKMTDVYEFSEYNRNNLIYNFGTMSPSEIETAKLKVKQNDEEQAAKKAAVAAQAAAAKAAAAATASAQAAAPLASAAPPVLVPPVQNPSPKDPETPPTQQ; from the coding sequence ATGACTGCATTTACAACATATTTTAATGATATCTATCGTTCGGTCAGTTCGGCAATGATCGGAATGAGAATTACTATTAAGCAAATGGTTTCGCCGACCGTAACGCTTCAATATCCGCATGTGAAAAAGCAAATGCCGGATCGCGTTCGTAACCGATTATACATGAATTTTGATGATTGTATCGGTTGTGAATTATGTGCCAAAGCATGCCCGGTTGACTGCATTGAAATTGAAGTGATGAAAGCACCACCCACAGAAAGTCTTGGTGAAACATCAACGGGTCAAAAGAAAAGGATCTACGTAACAAAGTTCGATATTGATATTGCTAAATGTTGTTACTGCGGTTTGTGCGTATATCCTTGTCCGACCGAATGTTTGAAGATGACCGATGTATATGAGTTTTCGGAATACAACCGGAACAATCTCATCTACAATTTTGGGACGATGTCTCCTTCCGAAATTGAAACAGCAAAATTAAAAGTAAAACAAAATGATGAAGAACAGGCAGCCAAAAAAGCTGCTGTGGCTGCTCAGGCTGCTGCTGCAAAAGCCGCTGCAGCTGCTACCGCCTCTGCTCAAGCAGCTGCACCGCTTGCTTCTGCTGCGCCACCAGTTCTTGTTCCACCGGTGCAGAATCCTTCACCAAAAGATCCCGAAACACCACCAACTCAGCAATAG
- a CDS encoding NADH-quinone oxidoreductase subunit J yields the protein MNLYEIIFYFFAVVTVASAALVVFSRNIVYSAFSLLFTFFGVAGIYVLLNADFLAITQLLIYVGGILVLLLFGVMLTTNTVSIDIKSGSLNVLPAVSVVAAIAGLLAGLFWTSDWFVSKQMGELTVQTTSKDIGTALITTHLLPFEIASVILLVAIVGAAMMARRESSKSQIPNSK from the coding sequence ATGAATCTATACGAAATAATTTTTTACTTCTTCGCTGTTGTCACTGTTGCTTCGGCTGCACTTGTTGTCTTCTCCCGTAATATAGTGTACTCGGCATTCTCATTGTTGTTCACCTTCTTCGGGGTAGCGGGAATTTATGTTCTACTGAACGCAGACTTTTTAGCGATTACACAATTACTCATTTATGTCGGTGGTATCCTTGTGTTGTTGCTGTTTGGCGTGATGTTAACGACTAATACTGTCAGCATCGATATCAAATCCGGTTCACTGAATGTTCTCCCGGCAGTCAGCGTTGTTGCTGCAATTGCAGGATTGCTTGCCGGACTCTTCTGGACAAGTGACTGGTTTGTCAGCAAACAGATGGGCGAATTGACGGTGCAGACTACATCAAAAGATATTGGAACGGCATTGATCACAACACATTTGCTGCCGTTTGAAATTGCGTCTGTGATTTTGCTCGTAGCGATTGTTGGTGCGGCGATGATGGCGAGAAGAGAAAGCTCCAAATCACAAATTCCAAATTCCAAATAA
- the nuoK gene encoding NADH-quinone oxidoreductase subunit NuoK, with the protein MTITLTHFLLISAVLFSFGIYAVLSRRNAIMVLMGIELILNSANINFLAFSRFGGMNIEGQMAAIFVIILAAAEAAIALAIVLNIYKRFNTVNVDEISYLKD; encoded by the coding sequence ATGACTATTACACTTACACATTTTCTTTTGATCAGCGCGGTGTTGTTCTCATTTGGGATCTATGCCGTCCTTTCGCGAAGAAATGCAATCATGGTTTTGATGGGTATTGAACTCATCTTAAACTCTGCCAACATCAATTTTCTTGCGTTCTCCCGTTTTGGCGGGATGAACATCGAAGGACAGATGGCGGCCATTTTCGTGATTATCCTTGCAGCGGCGGAAGCTGCAATAGCTCTTGCAATCGTGCTGAATATTTACAAACGCTTCAATACAGTCAATGTTGACGAAATTTCATACTTAAAAGACTAA
- the nuoL gene encoding NADH-quinone oxidoreductase subunit L produces MIPELKIALAILFLPLVSFVLLIFFGKRFTEKSGLIGTTFLGIDLALAIYIFFAKLSVESTWDFTFTWIDFHTVVNQVPLKIDIGIMVDNLTAVMLVVVTLISFLVHLFSLAYMKGDIRYSRYYANLGIFTFSMLGIVVTNNYLLMYVFWELVGLSSYLLIGHWYEKKSASDAAKKAFIVNRVGDLGFFIGIMIVWMQFSTLTFSGIFSAIGNGNIPFDSSTWLTAAGLLIFCGAVGKSAQFPLHVWLPDAMEGPTPVSALIHAATMVAAGVYLVARTFPMLTADALLVIAYTGAITAFIAATIAIVQNDIKKILAYSTVSQLGYMVMGLGVGAYTAGVMHLVTHAAFKAGLFLASGSVIYAMHHALHHLNDHHTDAQDVRFMGGLKSKMPVTFWTMMIFTLAISGVPLTSGFLSKDEILAGTLAFSHFTGHSLIPIIGFFVAGLTAFYMFRMLILTFMGEHQDKQRYEHIHESPRVMTIPLMTLAALSFFFFFSLNPINASHGWFFEKMTYPTVAVSEQVASTPTGEFIEEIHHQHSMAMILSVGVSGLGILLAFVTYYWKKISADAFERALKPVHTFLYRKWYFDELYDATAVAAMLGIAKILAWFDGTIVDGIVNGAAWVTKIVSTISGKFDSYVVDGMVNFTAYFAGLLGLSIRKVQTGKVQTYMIFAIVGLMVLLAMYI; encoded by the coding sequence ATGATACCCGAACTTAAAATTGCTCTCGCAATTCTTTTTCTCCCGCTTGTCAGCTTTGTCCTTCTGATTTTCTTTGGAAAACGATTCACGGAAAAGAGCGGTCTGATTGGTACAACATTCCTCGGAATTGACCTGGCCCTTGCGATCTACATCTTCTTTGCGAAACTTTCTGTGGAATCGACATGGGATTTCACATTTACCTGGATCGATTTTCACACCGTCGTTAATCAAGTCCCACTGAAAATTGATATCGGCATTATGGTCGATAATCTTACGGCAGTGATGCTTGTTGTGGTGACGCTCATTAGTTTTTTGGTTCATCTCTTTTCACTGGCATACATGAAAGGGGATATTCGTTATTCGCGGTATTATGCTAATCTCGGAATCTTCACTTTTTCAATGCTCGGCATCGTTGTTACCAACAACTATTTACTCATGTATGTTTTTTGGGAATTAGTTGGATTGAGCTCTTATTTGCTCATCGGTCATTGGTATGAAAAAAAATCTGCGTCAGACGCTGCAAAGAAAGCGTTTATTGTCAATCGAGTCGGCGATCTAGGCTTCTTTATTGGAATCATGATTGTCTGGATGCAGTTTTCAACATTAACGTTTAGCGGTATTTTTTCAGCAATTGGAAACGGAAATATTCCGTTTGATTCAAGTACCTGGTTAACGGCTGCCGGTCTTCTCATTTTCTGCGGTGCTGTCGGCAAATCGGCACAATTCCCGCTACACGTTTGGCTTCCGGATGCGATGGAAGGTCCGACTCCGGTCAGCGCACTGATCCATGCCGCAACAATGGTGGCGGCTGGTGTCTATCTTGTCGCAAGAACCTTCCCGATGCTAACCGCAGATGCACTGTTAGTGATAGCATATACAGGAGCGATTACTGCATTTATTGCCGCTACAATTGCAATTGTTCAAAATGATATTAAAAAAATTCTTGCGTATTCTACCGTCAGTCAATTAGGGTATATGGTGATGGGACTCGGTGTCGGTGCATATACCGCCGGCGTTATGCATCTTGTTACGCACGCTGCTTTCAAAGCCGGACTCTTCCTTGCATCCGGCTCCGTTATCTATGCAATGCATCATGCACTTCATCATTTGAACGATCATCATACGGATGCGCAGGATGTCCGATTTATGGGCGGATTGAAATCAAAAATGCCAGTGACGTTTTGGACGATGATGATTTTTACGCTGGCAATTTCCGGTGTTCCGCTGACTTCTGGCTTTTTGAGTAAAGATGAAATTCTGGCTGGAACGCTTGCGTTTTCACATTTTACGGGACATTCCCTTATCCCCATTATTGGATTTTTTGTTGCAGGCCTGACGGCATTTTATATGTTTCGAATGTTGATTCTCACATTCATGGGGGAACATCAGGATAAACAACGATATGAGCATATTCACGAATCCCCTCGGGTGATGACAATCCCGTTAATGACTCTGGCTGCTCTCTCATTTTTTTTCTTCTTCTCATTAAATCCAATCAACGCAAGTCATGGATGGTTTTTTGAGAAAATGACCTATCCAACAGTGGCTGTTTCTGAACAAGTTGCATCGACACCAACCGGCGAATTTATTGAAGAGATCCATCATCAGCATTCGATGGCGATGATCCTTTCTGTTGGAGTATCCGGTCTCGGAATTCTACTTGCTTTCGTTACTTACTATTGGAAGAAAATTTCTGCCGACGCGTTTGAACGTGCTTTGAAGCCGGTTCATACATTCCTGTATCGGAAATGGTACTTCGACGAGTTGTATGATGCGACCGCCGTTGCAGCAATGCTCGGTATTGCAAAGATTCTGGCATGGTTTGATGGAACAATTGTGGATGGAATTGTGAATGGAGCAGCATGGGTTACGAAAATCGTTTCCACCATCAGCGGAAAGTTCGATTCATACGTTGTTGATGGAATGGTGAACTTTACGGCATATTTTGCCGGACTGTTGGGCCTTTCCATCCGAAAAGTTCAAACGGGAAAAGTTCAGACATATATGATCTTTGCAATCGTTGGTTTGATGGTGTTGTTGGCTATGTATATCTAA
- a CDS encoding NADH-quinone oxidoreductase subunit M produces the protein MELKILNIGILTWLTFLPIVGMIIVLLLPKEQKSAVRWTSLVFTLLQVVFAFLLFAKFDRSLAGVNSVDTMQFKEVFNWINVKSTGWFGSIKIDYFLGIDGISLPMVLLTAIISCIAVISSWTIEKSIKGYFALLLLLDTGMMGVFVSLDFFLFYIFWEVMLLPMYFLIGVWGGPRREYAAIKFFLYTLLGSVLLLLAMLALYFSVTIIDPASGEKIHTFNMLAMMNPANYEAGSILSGVSTSWRYLAYIAIFIGFAIKVPIFPFHTWLPDAHVEAPTAISVILAGVLLKMGTYGLLRIAFPIFPDAAMHYLYPLAFLGFINIIYGAFCALAQKDFKKLIAYSSVSHMGIVLLGIAAMNTQGMLGGMLQMFNHGTITAMLFLIVGVIYDRAHTRGVDDFGGLMNKMPKYSGVMTIAFFAAIGLPGLSGFISEAFSFLGAFQTFRWLTIASAFGIVLTAGYMLWTLQRVFLGSLPEKWNDLTDINTRELIMLVPLAIIVIALGLYPNIMLDVMNASANTLVDFVKGSAVGVVGN, from the coding sequence ATGGAACTTAAAATTCTTAACATCGGTATCCTCACGTGGCTTACGTTTCTTCCTATCGTTGGGATGATTATTGTCTTATTACTTCCCAAAGAACAAAAGTCAGCTGTGCGGTGGACTTCATTGGTATTCACATTGCTCCAGGTAGTCTTTGCATTTTTGTTGTTCGCTAAATTCGACCGGTCACTAGCCGGCGTAAATTCTGTCGACACAATGCAGTTCAAAGAAGTGTTCAATTGGATTAATGTAAAGAGTACAGGGTGGTTTGGATCAATAAAGATCGATTATTTTCTGGGTATCGATGGTATCAGTCTGCCAATGGTATTGTTGACAGCGATTATTTCCTGTATCGCCGTCATCTCATCGTGGACAATCGAAAAATCGATCAAAGGATATTTTGCACTCTTGCTTCTTCTTGACACCGGTATGATGGGTGTGTTTGTGTCGCTCGACTTCTTCCTCTTCTATATCTTCTGGGAAGTGATGTTGCTGCCGATGTATTTCCTGATCGGTGTGTGGGGCGGACCGAGAAGAGAATATGCTGCCATTAAGTTCTTTCTCTATACATTGCTCGGTTCGGTCTTGCTGTTGTTGGCAATGTTAGCGCTCTATTTTAGTGTGACAATCATTGATCCGGCATCGGGTGAAAAGATTCATACGTTCAATATGCTGGCGATGATGAATCCTGCAAACTATGAAGCAGGTTCGATTCTATCCGGTGTTTCAACATCATGGAGATATTTGGCATACATCGCAATCTTTATAGGATTTGCGATCAAAGTTCCGATTTTTCCATTTCACACATGGCTGCCCGATGCGCATGTTGAAGCGCCGACCGCCATTAGTGTTATTCTTGCTGGTGTTTTGTTGAAAATGGGGACATACGGATTATTGCGAATTGCCTTCCCAATATTTCCGGATGCAGCAATGCATTATCTCTATCCGCTCGCATTTCTTGGGTTCATCAATATTATCTACGGCGCCTTCTGCGCGCTTGCACAAAAAGATTTTAAGAAATTGATCGCATATTCTTCTGTCAGTCATATGGGAATTGTGCTCCTTGGAATTGCCGCAATGAATACACAGGGAATGCTCGGGGGTATGCTGCAAATGTTCAATCACGGAACGATCACAGCAATGCTCTTCTTGATTGTCGGCGTCATCTATGATCGTGCTCATACACGCGGCGTTGATGACTTCGGCGGATTGATGAACAAGATGCCGAAATATTCCGGTGTGATGACGATAGCATTTTTTGCTGCCATCGGACTGCCTGGTTTAAGCGGATTCATTTCGGAAGCATTCTCGTTCCTTGGTGCATTCCAAACCTTTCGCTGGCTGACAATTGCTTCAGCATTCGGCATTGTGTTAACAGCGGGCTATATGTTGTGGACGCTGCAGAGAGTATTTCTCGGATCACTTCCGGAAAAATGGAATGACCTTACCGATATCAACACCCGCGAACTTATTATGTTAGTTCCGTTGGCAATCATTGTTATTGCCCTCGGATTGTATCCGAATATTATGCTTGATGTGATGAATGCCTCGGCAAATACGTTGGTCGATTTTGTCAAAGGAAGTGCAGTGGGAGTGGTCGGTAACTAA
- a CDS encoding NADH-quinone oxidoreductase subunit N codes for MLETILNNVSNILPEVILTITLCIVLLAHLVNRKNAQMMMVLSLTGLLASFYVLTEQIGMNSSTFSGMLSVDPFAIFFKLVIILATIVVVLMSRFSDEVNAEHKTIGEYYFLILSMALGMMFMVGSSNLLMMYLTLEMSSLSSYVASGFTRKAKDSSEASMKYLLYGAFSSGVMLYGISIVYGLTGTLNISGINQVLMQGSSNHLAMIVASIFILVGFGYKISAVPFHFWTPDVYEGAPTTITAFLSVASKAAGFAMMMRAFKVMFIDSSVMNLPAGTWTFLSGVHIQNALMILSVLTMTLGNLVALWQDNVKRMLAYSSIAQAGYMLLGLVVLSNDGFSAVMVYFVVYLFMNLGAFYVVMLIANKINSEHIDNYRGLGKRSPLLSVSLAVFLISLTGLPPTAGFIGKWMIFLSLINAKMIVIAVIGVLNSVVSLYYYVRIIRNMFLRDEQSATVEPMTFPLAQQILLMSLLIPTLYFGLFFNSLVEFAQMSVQMFGMK; via the coding sequence ATGCTAGAAACTATTCTTAATAATGTCTCAAACATCCTGCCTGAAGTCATCCTTACGATAACACTCTGTATTGTTCTGTTAGCTCATTTGGTAAACCGAAAAAATGCTCAGATGATGATGGTGCTTTCGTTGACGGGGTTACTTGCATCGTTCTATGTGTTGACGGAACAGATCGGAATGAACAGTTCAACATTCAGCGGTATGCTGAGTGTGGATCCTTTCGCAATTTTCTTTAAGCTTGTGATCATCCTTGCGACCATCGTTGTTGTGTTGATGTCCCGATTTTCTGATGAAGTAAATGCAGAACACAAAACGATCGGAGAATATTATTTCCTGATTCTGTCAATGGCTCTCGGAATGATGTTCATGGTTGGCTCTTCGAATTTGTTGATGATGTATCTAACGCTGGAGATGAGTTCGCTTTCATCCTACGTTGCATCCGGCTTTACGCGCAAAGCGAAAGATTCGTCCGAAGCGTCCATGAAGTATCTGCTCTATGGAGCTTTCTCTTCCGGTGTGATGCTTTACGGTATATCAATCGTCTACGGTTTGACCGGGACACTCAATATCTCTGGAATTAATCAAGTATTAATGCAGGGAAGTTCCAATCACCTTGCCATGATTGTTGCTTCCATCTTCATTCTTGTTGGATTCGGGTATAAGATCTCTGCTGTTCCATTTCATTTCTGGACACCTGATGTTTATGAAGGAGCACCGACGACAATCACAGCGTTTCTTTCTGTCGCTTCCAAAGCGGCTGGTTTCGCCATGATGATGCGCGCATTCAAAGTGATGTTTATCGATTCTTCAGTGATGAATCTTCCAGCCGGGACATGGACATTTCTGAGCGGGGTTCATATTCAAAATGCTTTGATGATTCTTTCGGTGCTCACGATGACTCTTGGAAATCTTGTTGCGCTTTGGCAGGACAATGTGAAACGGATGCTGGCATATTCAAGCATCGCACAAGCTGGCTATATGCTGCTTGGACTGGTTGTCCTCAGTAACGATGGATTTTCTGCAGTGATGGTTTATTTTGTGGTGTATTTGTTCATGAATCTCGGCGCATTCTATGTGGTGATGCTCATCGCTAATAAAATCAATAGTGAACATATTGATAATTATCGAGGACTTGGGAAGCGATCGCCGCTCCTTTCTGTATCGCTTGCAGTATTTCTTATTTCACTTACAGGACTTCCTCCGACAGCAGGATTCATCGGTAAATGGATGATTTTTCTTTCCCTCATTAATGCAAAAATGATTGTGATTGCGGTTATCGGAGTGCTGAACAGCGTTGTTTCTTTGTACTATTATGTTCGAATCATCAGGAATATGTTTTTGAGAGATGAACAATCTGCAACAGTGGAACCAATGACATTTCCATTGGCACAACAAATTTTATTGATGTCGCTACTGATTCCAACACTTTATTTTGGATTATTCTTTAATTCATTGGTAGAATTTGCACAGATGTCTGTGCAGATGTTTGGAATGAAATAA
- a CDS encoding type III pantothenate kinase — protein MILTIDIGNTHSVFGIYNGNKLLGDWRVTSFVTRTEDEFGALVREFCEHANISTKKITSIGIASVVPNLTDVCLKMSRKYFHIEPIIISSDLDLGIKVLYDDPRSVGADRLCNAVAGYVKYRGPLVIVDFGTATTFDVISKNGEYLGGVITAGIETASGELHRRAAKLPKIDLKFPEKVIGKNTVESMQAGILYGALDSMETMIRRISKELDDYPTVIATGGFSETMKKQSKVINKHEPTLVLEGIRLIVERVEKKNKKKK, from the coding sequence ATGATACTTACCATCGATATCGGCAACACACACTCCGTTTTTGGAATATATAATGGAAACAAATTACTCGGCGATTGGCGGGTAACAAGTTTTGTCACTCGCACGGAGGATGAATTTGGCGCACTGGTGAGAGAGTTTTGCGAACATGCGAACATTTCAACAAAGAAGATTACTTCCATAGGAATTGCTTCAGTCGTCCCAAATTTGACAGACGTTTGTCTGAAAATGTCTCGCAAATATTTCCATATTGAACCGATCATCATTTCATCAGATCTTGACCTCGGTATTAAGGTTCTTTATGATGATCCCCGTTCCGTCGGTGCTGATAGATTGTGTAATGCCGTTGCTGGATATGTAAAGTATAGGGGTCCCCTCGTGATCGTTGATTTTGGAACGGCAACAACGTTCGATGTTATATCAAAAAATGGTGAGTACCTTGGAGGAGTGATTACCGCCGGAATTGAAACCGCATCCGGAGAACTTCATCGTCGGGCGGCAAAGTTGCCTAAGATTGATCTGAAATTTCCCGAAAAAGTCATTGGAAAAAATACGGTTGAAAGTATGCAGGCAGGTATTTTGTACGGAGCGCTTGATTCAATGGAAACAATGATCCGCCGTATCTCAAAAGAATTAGACGACTATCCAACCGTTATTGCCACCGGGGGATTTTCTGAAACGATGAAAAAACAATCCAAGGTCATCAATAAGCATGAACCAACATTAGTGCTGGAAGGAATTAGACTGATTGTGGAGAGAGTGGAAAAGAAGAATAAGAAGAAAAAGTGA
- a CDS encoding biotin--[acetyl-CoA-carboxylase] ligase, with the protein MIEKDTILASLKTKQLGKNIFSFQSIDSTNTYAKSLSKSEAPHGTIVITEEQTSGRGRLQRNWVSQKEKNLLFSIILFPEFTVEKISLLPFAGSLAVADAIEKVTALSPICKWPNDVLVNNKKICGMLLESSTGQVALEKIVFGIGVNVNQEEFDGDLRYKASSIKNECGKEIDRVLLLQSILEELENRYEQLSHFPPQQLLNDWKMKALLFGKKITVLESEFSFAATAIDVDEDGSLIIETEDGQRKNIFAGDVSLAYQ; encoded by the coding sequence ATGATTGAAAAAGATACGATATTAGCCTCGCTGAAAACCAAACAATTGGGGAAAAATATTTTTTCTTTCCAATCGATTGATTCAACGAATACCTATGCAAAATCCTTAAGCAAGTCAGAAGCTCCACATGGCACGATTGTTATCACTGAAGAACAGACGTCCGGACGAGGGCGTTTACAGCGAAACTGGGTATCTCAAAAAGAAAAGAATTTACTTTTTTCGATTATACTCTTTCCCGAATTCACTGTGGAGAAAATTTCCCTTCTTCCCTTTGCCGGTTCGCTTGCCGTGGCCGATGCCATTGAAAAAGTGACTGCTCTTTCTCCAATATGTAAATGGCCGAATGATGTTCTCGTCAACAATAAAAAGATATGTGGAATGCTTCTAGAATCTTCAACAGGGCAAGTTGCGCTGGAAAAAATTGTTTTTGGTATCGGGGTAAATGTAAATCAAGAAGAATTTGATGGTGATCTTCGGTATAAGGCATCATCCATAAAAAATGAATGTGGAAAAGAAATTGACCGTGTTCTATTGCTTCAATCGATATTAGAAGAATTAGAAAATCGGTACGAACAATTGTCTCATTTTCCACCTCAGCAATTACTGAATGATTGGAAAATGAAGGCATTGCTTTTTGGAAAAAAGATTACTGTATTAGAGAGTGAATTTAGTTTTGCTGCTACTGCGATTGATGTGGACGAAGATGGTAGCCTGATTATTGAAACGGAAGACGGACAACGAAAAAATATTTTTGCCGGAGATGTAAGTCTGGCTTATCAATAA